From the genome of Bacteroides sp. MSB163, one region includes:
- a CDS encoding helix-turn-helix domain-containing protein has protein sequence MGAFVTYSNLMTYILPIFCSAICSVFTLLLTWNYRNLAERKLRWLVSIYCILIAIWWSSALWHTVSDEPIFLPVDIPFALSYIYTPILFYNIVYNLTYFEDKRNFPILNYLWPVPTLVIILIMATWISPPKGELFTGLSLFEQYTVLFISDFLVRFITAVVYIVPTGLLLLRHYKRTVLQKTDTDRKYLSIKSSRWLIVFFILSIAILLIAFLPSLVGSSQWLIRLNALCIMAQEILLTYQVIRRQYLSYKISDLFPANEKKTENSSPTTQQQPAPNNTHGLLNKKVFENYLSQQKPYLNPDFKLTDMAEIMGVNRTVMSNFINQTYGMNFRRYLNLCRIKEYQALIVHPSNKGKNPYQVMAMAGFKDSRHFQRAIQLENIYKEQTHKEP, from the coding sequence ATGGGAGCATTTGTCACATACAGCAACTTGATGACCTATATTTTACCAATATTTTGTTCGGCTATATGCTCGGTCTTTACCTTATTATTGACCTGGAATTATCGCAATCTGGCCGAAAGGAAATTAAGGTGGCTCGTGAGCATTTATTGTATCCTGATAGCCATATGGTGGTCATCTGCTTTATGGCATACTGTCTCTGATGAGCCGATATTCCTTCCGGTCGATATACCTTTTGCCTTGTCGTATATCTATACTCCCATATTGTTCTACAACATTGTTTATAATCTGACTTATTTTGAGGATAAAAGAAACTTTCCCATACTGAATTACCTTTGGCCAGTCCCTACATTGGTAATTATCCTGATAATGGCAACCTGGATATCGCCTCCCAAGGGAGAGCTTTTTACCGGCTTATCGTTGTTCGAGCAATATACGGTGCTTTTCATATCCGACTTTTTAGTGCGGTTTATCACAGCGGTAGTCTATATCGTTCCGACCGGACTATTGTTATTGCGGCATTACAAGCGAACAGTACTTCAAAAGACCGATACTGATCGAAAATATCTCAGTATAAAGTCATCGCGTTGGCTCATCGTGTTTTTCATACTTTCCATCGCTATATTGCTAATCGCTTTTTTACCTTCGTTGGTTGGTTCAAGTCAATGGCTTATCCGGCTGAACGCATTATGCATTATGGCCCAAGAGATATTGCTTACATACCAAGTCATCCGCAGGCAATATCTCTCTTACAAAATATCTGATTTGTTTCCAGCCAACGAAAAGAAAACCGAGAACAGCAGCCCGACCACCCAACAGCAGCCTGCGCCGAATAATACGCACGGACTATTGAACAAGAAGGTGTTCGAAAACTATTTGTCTCAACAAAAGCCATACCTCAATCCCGATTTCAAACTGACTGACATGGCCGAGATAATGGGTGTAAACCGTACCGTCATGTCCAACTTTATCAATCAAACGTATGGTATGAATTTCAGGCGTTATCTAAACCTGTGTCGGATCAAAGAGTATCAGGCACTGATAGTGCATCCTTCAAACAAAGGTAAAAATCCATATCAGGTAATGGCCATGGCGGGATTTAAAGACTCCAGACATTTCCAGCGTGCGATTCAATTGGAAAATATATATAAAGAACAGACTCACAAAGAACCATAA
- a CDS encoding DUF3575 domain-containing protein: MNNRIMKRIFVLLVVTITGMTQSVKSQNVAVKSNVLADAFLNPNLGIEIGLASKWTLDVTGQFNAWMLSHNRHWKHWAIQPEVRYWFCDRFSGHFVGTHIHGGQYNIGGFDGKINFLGTDARKLKDTRYQGWFVGAGIAYGYAWILGRHWNLEAEIGFGYSYTRYDRFQCLGCGKRIETDKPHHYVGPTKAAINLVYVF; encoded by the coding sequence ATGAACAATAGAATTATGAAACGGATATTTGTTTTGCTGGTAGTTACCATTACCGGCATGACGCAGAGTGTCAAGTCTCAGAACGTGGCTGTCAAAAGTAATGTTCTGGCGGATGCTTTCTTGAATCCGAATTTGGGAATAGAAATAGGACTCGCCTCTAAATGGACTTTAGATGTTACGGGACAGTTCAATGCATGGATGCTTTCGCACAATCGACACTGGAAACATTGGGCTATTCAACCTGAAGTCAGATACTGGTTTTGCGATCGCTTCTCGGGGCACTTTGTAGGTACTCACATTCATGGAGGACAGTATAACATTGGAGGTTTTGACGGAAAAATCAATTTCCTTGGTACGGATGCCCGTAAACTAAAGGATACCCGTTACCAGGGATGGTTTGTTGGCGCGGGTATCGCTTATGGCTATGCGTGGATATTGGGGAGGCATTGGAATCTTGAGGCGGAAATTGGCTTTGGTTATTCCTATACACGCTATGACCGCTTCCAGTGTTTAGGATGCGGTAAGAGGATAGAAACGGACAAACCACACCATTATGTGGGACCGACGAAAGCGGCAATCAACCTTGTTTATGTATTTTAA
- a CDS encoding DUF3868 domain-containing protein: protein MKKILYILVALWGMVVVAEAQIAIDMRKQDIVDGVSVENLKMERNGGYIAIDMLWDLSGLDVDENRAVLLTPWLVNDNDSLALQSVGVYGRQRYYFYVRNGESMLSGKDEKSYKVSKKPDTIEYHNLVPYAEWMNGSVLSLHRSDYGCCNTLLAEQAGMLGRYTEAFFPELVYVRPQGQIEKRDSLEGSAFIDFPVDQTMIYPDYRRNTAELGKIQSSIDSVRNDTDITITSVWLKGYASPEGSYAHNKELAIGRTAALKRYIQQLYRFEGDVITTDYEPEDWAGLRYYVEQSNLAHRAEIITLIDGNLEPDAREWKIKRDYPMEYSFLLQNCYPALRHTDYRIAYTIRSYSDVEEIKRIMCERPQKLDLNEFYLAAQEYEPGTDEFTEVFETAVRMFPDDTIANLNAANAAMRRGDLTSAKRYLAKADDSPEAVYARGALAIRQKDYDSARRYLNEAKSLGLEQAGITLEQLEKGRR from the coding sequence ATGAAAAAGATATTATATATCCTAGTAGCCCTTTGGGGCATGGTTGTGGTAGCGGAAGCACAGATCGCAATCGATATGCGGAAACAGGACATCGTGGATGGTGTTTCCGTGGAAAATCTTAAAATGGAACGTAATGGAGGGTACATTGCCATAGACATGCTTTGGGATTTGTCAGGGCTTGATGTGGATGAAAATCGTGCTGTACTTCTTACGCCATGGTTAGTTAATGATAACGACTCGCTTGCCCTGCAATCGGTAGGGGTTTACGGCAGACAGCGTTATTACTTCTATGTACGTAATGGAGAGAGCATGTTATCGGGTAAAGATGAAAAGAGTTATAAAGTCTCGAAGAAGCCTGATACCATTGAATACCACAATTTAGTACCGTATGCAGAATGGATGAACGGCTCCGTGTTGTCGCTTCATCGTAGCGACTATGGATGTTGCAATACTTTATTGGCAGAACAGGCCGGTATGCTTGGACGATACACAGAGGCGTTTTTCCCCGAACTGGTATATGTACGTCCGCAAGGGCAGATCGAAAAAAGGGATTCGCTCGAAGGCTCAGCATTCATCGACTTTCCAGTGGATCAAACGATGATTTATCCGGACTATCGACGCAACACCGCCGAACTTGGGAAAATACAATCATCAATTGACTCCGTGCGAAATGATACGGACATAACTATCACTTCGGTATGGCTGAAAGGTTATGCTTCGCCTGAAGGTTCTTATGCGCATAACAAAGAGTTGGCTATCGGGCGTACTGCCGCATTGAAGAGATACATACAGCAACTTTACCGGTTTGAAGGCGATGTAATAACGACCGATTACGAACCGGAGGATTGGGCAGGATTGCGTTACTACGTGGAACAGTCGAACCTTGCACATCGTGCGGAAATAATCACTTTGATAGACGGTAATTTGGAGCCGGATGCCAGAGAGTGGAAAATAAAACGTGATTATCCGATGGAATACAGTTTCCTGTTACAGAACTGTTATCCTGCGTTACGCCACACTGACTATCGCATAGCCTATACTATCCGCAGTTACAGCGATGTGGAGGAGATAAAACGAATCATGTGTGAGCGACCGCAAAAACTGGATCTGAATGAGTTCTATCTCGCTGCACAAGAGTATGAACCCGGTACGGATGAGTTCACTGAGGTATTCGAGACAGCGGTACGCATGTTTCCGGATGACACTATTGCTAACCTGAATGCTGCCAACGCTGCCATGCGCCGCGGTGACCTCACAAGCGCGAAGCGTTATCTTGCCAAGGCAGATGATTCGCCCGAGGCTGTTTATGCACGGGGAGCACTGGCCATCCGGCAAAAGGATTACGACAGTGCCCGACGTTACTTGAACGAGGCGAAATCGCTCGGATTAGAACAGGCTGGTATTACGCTTGAGCAACTTGAAAAAGGAAGACGTTAA